The following proteins are co-located in the Candidatus Tiamatella incendiivivens genome:
- a CDS encoding ABC transporter ATP-binding protein yields MAEPPIFVDHLFKRYGRVIAVKQLTFKAGEGEILGILGPNGAGKTTTLRAIAGALKPTMGKVLVYGLNSYREAPKVKKIIGVMPEVPSLFPELTVKENLEFLGKIYGLARSETEEAARRTAELMELTEYLEVRYGHLSKGLKRRADMSGALIHDPRIVVLDEPTAGLDVFSSSHLRNIIRELRSTGKTLIISSHYIDEVMELSQRVVILYKGAKIYEGAPRRLREILELGKRVKITFDQSLDYSLWEALKNKIAKSIEGEPLFTGDFLEVYTKDPLLLLDTLKGYLATRGYSIVDIDILPPSWEDVFKRYMTEAKQPVPFTVDSERKPCSCGAE; encoded by the coding sequence TTGGCGGAGCCCCCTATTTTCGTTGATCACTTGTTTAAGAGGTATGGACGAGTAATAGCTGTTAAACAACTAACATTTAAGGCTGGTGAAGGTGAGATTCTAGGTATCCTAGGACCCAACGGAGCTGGTAAAACGACAACACTCAGAGCAATAGCTGGCGCATTAAAGCCTACCATGGGTAAAGTACTTGTTTATGGATTAAACTCGTATAGAGAGGCACCTAAGGTTAAGAAGATTATTGGCGTAATGCCGGAGGTGCCCAGTCTATTTCCAGAGCTTACGGTTAAAGAGAACCTAGAGTTCCTGGGGAAAATATATGGACTAGCTAGAAGTGAAACAGAGGAAGCTGCCAGGCGTACAGCAGAGCTCATGGAGTTAACTGAGTATCTCGAAGTCAGATATGGTCATCTTAGCAAAGGCCTTAAGAGAAGGGCAGATATGTCTGGGGCCCTAATCCATGATCCTAGGATAGTTGTTTTAGACGAGCCTACAGCTGGTTTAGACGTCTTCTCCTCGAGCCACCTTAGAAACATAATAAGGGAGTTGAGATCGACAGGTAAAACACTCATTATTTCGTCTCACTATATTGATGAAGTCATGGAGTTATCGCAAAGGGTTGTAATTCTCTATAAAGGAGCAAAAATCTATGAAGGAGCTCCTAGGAGGCTTAGGGAAATACTTGAACTCGGTAAAAGAGTGAAAATAACTTTCGATCAAAGTCTTGACTACTCTCTATGGGAGGCTTTGAAAAATAAGATAGCTAAATCAATCGAAGGAGAACCCTTGTTTACAGGCGATTTTCTTGAAGTCTATACCAAGGATCCTCTACTCCTACTTGATACCTTGAAAGGATACCTAGCCACTAGAGGCTACAGTATTGTTGACATTGATATCCTGCCTCCTTCCTGGGAGGATGTGTTTAAGAGGTATATGACTGAAGCAAAGCAACCTGTTCCTTTTACAGTGGATTCCGAGAGAAAACCCTGTTCATGTGGGGCGGAATAA